A single genomic interval of Marmota flaviventris isolate mMarFla1 chromosome 14, mMarFla1.hap1, whole genome shotgun sequence harbors:
- the Slc30a6 gene encoding zinc transporter 6 isoform X5: MNPFVLIDLAGAFALCITYMLIEINNYFAVDTASAIAIALMTFGTMYPMSVYSGKVLLQTTPPHVIGQLDKLIREVSTLDGVLEVRNEHFWTLGFGSLAGSVHVRIRRDANEQMVLAHVTNRLYTLVSTLTVQIFKDDWIRPALLSGPVAASVLNFSDHHIIPMPLLKSTDDSNPVTSTPAKHSSPPPEFSFNTPGKNVSPVILLNTQTRPYGLGLNHGHTPYSSMLNQGLGVPGMGATQGFRTGFTNIPSRYGNNNRIGQPRP; the protein is encoded by the exons taattaCTTTGCTGTGGACACCGCGTCTGCAATAGCCATTGCCCTGATGACATTCGGTACCATGTATCCCATGAGCGTGTACAGTGGAAAAGTGCTACTCCAG acaACACCACCCCATGTTATTGGTCAGTTGGATAAACTTATCAGAGAG GTTTCTACCTTGGATGGAGTTTTAGAAGTCCGAAATGAACATTTTTGGACCCTAGGATTTGGCTCATTG GCTGGATCAGTGCATGTAAGAATTCGACGAGATGCAAATGAACAAATGGTTCTTGCTCATGTCACCAACAGGCTGTATACTCTTGTATCTACTCTGACTGTTCAAATTTTCAAGGATGATTGGATCAGGCCAGCCTTACTGTCTGGGCCTGTTGCAGCCAGTGTCCTAAACTTTTCAGACCATCACATAATTCCAATGCCTCTTTTAAAGAGTACTGATGATTCGAACCCTGTCACATCAACTCCAGCTAAACATAGTAGTCCACCTCCAGAATTTTCGTTTAATACCCCTGGAAAAAATGTGAGCCCTGTTATTCTTCTAAACACACAAACAAGGCCCTATGGTTTGGGTCTTAATCATGGACACACACCCTATAGCAGTATGCTTAATCAAGGACTTGGAGTTCCAGGAATGGGAGCCACCCAAGGATTCAGGACTGGTTTTACAAATATACCAAGTAGATATGGAAATAACAATAGAATTGGACAACCAAGACCATGA